A window from Micromonospora terminaliae encodes these proteins:
- a CDS encoding M48 family metallopeptidase, whose product MTPRGWAVLTLAGLAVALLVAGALLVPWSRPPAPRADQLAALRALPVDQVARGRAFHGALRPAGWSALVVGLVVALLLGLTPVGGRLVELAGRPFGGHWAAQAVLGGLAVMFLADLLTLPFAAWRQTVLTRYGLSTQGWGGWAVDLLKSYAVSAVIGALVLLGFYTVVRLSPRWWWAFGAAGAAALVVLLSFVLPVLVEPVFNRFTPMEPGPLRTELTSLAARDGVPVRDVLVADASRRTRAVNAYVSGLGPTRRVVVYDTLLREADPAEVTSVVAHELGHAKDRDVWTGTLVGALGAAAAVVALYLIGSWAPLLRLAGVDSIAQPRAFPLLIALVTVAGLVATPVQALVSRRVEARADAHALALTGDPVTFEAMQRRLAGVNLADPDPPRWEYLWSASHPSTVERMAAARAYARESGG is encoded by the coding sequence GTGACCCCGCGCGGCTGGGCGGTGCTGACCCTGGCCGGGCTGGCCGTCGCGCTGCTGGTCGCCGGGGCGCTGCTGGTCCCGTGGAGCCGGCCTCCGGCACCCCGGGCCGACCAGCTCGCGGCGTTGCGGGCGCTCCCGGTCGACCAGGTGGCCCGGGGCCGGGCGTTCCACGGCGCGCTGCGCCCGGCGGGCTGGTCGGCGCTCGTAGTCGGCCTGGTCGTGGCCCTGCTGCTGGGCCTCACCCCGGTCGGCGGGCGCCTCGTCGAGCTGGCCGGCCGGCCCTTCGGCGGGCACTGGGCCGCCCAGGCGGTGCTCGGCGGGCTGGCCGTGATGTTCCTCGCCGACCTGCTCACCCTGCCCTTCGCCGCCTGGCGGCAGACCGTGCTGACCCGCTACGGGCTGAGCACGCAGGGCTGGGGCGGCTGGGCCGTCGACCTGCTCAAGTCGTACGCGGTCAGCGCGGTCATCGGCGCGCTCGTCCTGCTCGGCTTCTACACGGTGGTCCGGCTCTCCCCGCGCTGGTGGTGGGCGTTCGGCGCGGCCGGCGCCGCCGCGCTGGTGGTGCTGCTGTCGTTCGTGCTGCCGGTGCTGGTCGAGCCGGTGTTCAACCGGTTCACGCCCATGGAGCCCGGCCCGCTGCGCACCGAGCTGACCAGCCTGGCGGCCCGCGACGGGGTGCCCGTGCGCGACGTGCTGGTCGCCGACGCCTCGCGGCGGACCCGGGCCGTCAACGCGTACGTCTCGGGGCTCGGGCCGACCCGGCGGGTGGTGGTCTACGACACCCTGCTGCGCGAGGCGGACCCGGCGGAGGTCACCAGCGTGGTCGCCCACGAGCTGGGGCACGCCAAGGACCGGGACGTCTGGACCGGCACGCTCGTCGGGGCGCTGGGCGCCGCGGCCGCGGTGGTGGCCCTCTACCTGATCGGGTCCTGGGCGCCGCTGCTCCGGCTGGCCGGCGTCGACTCGATCGCCCAGCCGCGGGCGTTCCCGCTGCTGATAGCGCTGGTCACGGTGGCCGGCCTGGTGGCCACGCCGGTGCAGGCGCTGGTCTCCCGGCGGGTCGAGGCCCGGGCCGACGCGCACGCGCTGGCGCTCACCGGCGACCCGGTCACCTTCGAGGCGATGCAGCGCCGGCTGGCCGGCGTCAACCTGGCCGACCCCGACCCGCCCCGCTGGGAATACCTCTGGTCGGCGTCCCACCCGTCCACCGTGGAGCGGATGGCCGCCGCCCGCGCCTACGCCAGGGAGTCCGGCGGATGA
- a CDS encoding NYN domain-containing protein — MPLTEPFDDHSSAEEPLVGAGDAGETPDGAAAEPEPVLPEPVRQRIVALTAAVLPGLAVDEVPVPLRRVAKFAPNRRARLGAPAIAAQLTADPLFRQRVTARVLADAGDLGAAVVEGTAPAAADPVEVAALAYLARPRGWRELIEASGAAVRAEADSAVVAELVREAEQRATRAEHDRAVARVEAEKLRDELARVREELGQLREEARQLTRTLRETQARERKATELLATERGRATRAAADADAELRRARARLAEAEAAAGVARVSAKEARSVDEAKLWLLLETIGQAAVGLRRELALDPVEKLPADFVADAFADQSAATPAGAAARARDTDDPARLDQLLALPKAHLVVDGYNVTKRGFGEMSLEQQRKRLITGLGGIAAQTGDEVTVVFDGAERIHGLPSTPRGVRVLFSRKGETADELIRRLVRAEPAGRPVVVVSSDREVADGVRRHGAYPLGADSLVRRLARS; from the coding sequence ATGCCCCTCACCGAGCCGTTCGACGACCACTCCTCCGCGGAGGAGCCGCTGGTCGGCGCGGGCGACGCCGGTGAGACCCCGGACGGCGCGGCCGCCGAGCCGGAGCCCGTCCTGCCCGAGCCGGTCCGGCAGCGGATCGTGGCGCTCACCGCCGCGGTGCTGCCCGGCCTGGCCGTCGACGAGGTGCCCGTGCCGCTGCGCCGGGTGGCCAAGTTCGCCCCCAACCGCCGCGCCCGGCTCGGCGCCCCGGCCATCGCCGCCCAGCTGACCGCCGACCCGCTGTTCCGGCAGCGGGTCACCGCCCGGGTGCTCGCCGACGCCGGCGACCTGGGAGCGGCCGTCGTGGAGGGGACCGCCCCGGCGGCGGCCGACCCGGTCGAGGTGGCCGCGCTGGCCTACCTGGCCCGGCCCCGCGGCTGGCGGGAGCTGATCGAGGCCAGCGGCGCCGCGGTACGCGCCGAGGCGGACAGCGCGGTGGTCGCCGAGCTGGTCCGCGAGGCCGAGCAGCGGGCCACCCGGGCGGAGCACGACCGGGCCGTGGCCCGGGTCGAGGCGGAGAAGCTCCGCGACGAGCTCGCCCGGGTCCGCGAGGAGCTGGGCCAGCTCCGCGAGGAGGCCCGGCAGCTCACCCGTACCCTCCGGGAGACCCAGGCCCGCGAGCGCAAGGCCACCGAGCTGCTGGCCACCGAGCGCGGCCGGGCCACCCGCGCGGCGGCCGACGCCGACGCCGAGCTGCGCCGCGCCCGGGCCCGGCTGGCCGAGGCGGAGGCCGCGGCCGGCGTGGCCCGGGTCAGCGCCAAGGAGGCCCGCTCGGTCGACGAGGCGAAGCTGTGGCTGCTGCTGGAGACGATCGGGCAGGCCGCCGTGGGGCTCCGTCGCGAGCTGGCCCTGGACCCGGTGGAGAAGCTGCCCGCCGACTTCGTCGCCGACGCGTTCGCCGACCAGTCGGCGGCCACCCCGGCCGGTGCCGCGGCCCGGGCGCGGGACACCGACGACCCCGCCCGCCTCGACCAGCTGCTCGCCCTGCCGAAGGCGCACCTCGTGGTGGACGGCTACAACGTCACGAAGCGGGGCTTCGGCGAGATGTCGCTGGAGCAGCAGCGCAAGCGGCTGATCACGGGGCTGGGCGGGATCGCCGCGCAGACCGGCGACGAGGTCACCGTGGTCTTCGACGGCGCCGAGCGGATCCACGGGCTGCCCTCCACGCCGCGCGGGGTGCGGGTGCTGTTCTCCCGCAAGGGGGAGACGGCCGACGAGCTGATCCGCCGCCTGGTCCGCGCCGAGCCGGCCGGGCGGCCGGTGGTGGTGGTCTCCTCCGACCGCGAGGTCGCCGACGGGGTACGCCGGCACGGCGCGTACCCGCTCGGCGCCGACTCGCTGGTGCGGCGGCTCGCCCGCTCCTGA
- a CDS encoding DEDD exonuclease domain-containing protein, with protein sequence MTRADYVQEALAGLDRVAGTGVDPALPLYATTFVVVDLETTGGAPDGGGITEIGAVKVRGGEELGVLATLVNPGVPIPPFITVLTGITQAMLLPAPPIEQVLPSFLEFIADTVLVAHNAPYDVGFLKAACAKHGYRWPNPRVLDTAALARRVLTRDEVPNRKLGTLAAYFRTATQPTHRALDDAKATVDVLHGLIGRLGGHRVDTVGEAIEFARAVTPTQRRKRHLAEGLPKVPGVYIFRAADDRPLYVGTSGDIATRVRSYFTAAEKRARISEMLAAAERVEAVECAHSLEAEVRELRLIAAHAPPYNRRSKYPERQVWLKLTDEAYPRLSIVRDLAPTDSAYLGPFRSKQAAELAAAGFHDAVPLRQCTHRLSRRTTMPACALAELGRCPAPCEHRITPEEYDHRAAVPFRTATRDDPQVVVDALLARIEVLSAGRRYEEAAVVRSRLAAVLRAAVRMQRLAALTGIAELAAARPAARGGWELALVRHGRLAGAGVSPPGVHPRPTITAIRATAETVLPGHGPVPAATAEETERILSWLERPETRLVEMSSGWASPVAGAGRFRDLLTKAENGASRQLSTERP encoded by the coding sequence GTGACGCGAGCGGACTACGTCCAGGAGGCCCTGGCCGGCCTGGACCGGGTGGCGGGCACGGGGGTCGACCCCGCGCTGCCGCTCTACGCGACCACCTTCGTGGTGGTCGACCTGGAGACCACCGGCGGCGCGCCGGACGGCGGCGGGATCACCGAGATCGGCGCCGTGAAGGTGCGCGGCGGCGAGGAGCTGGGCGTGCTCGCGACCCTGGTCAACCCGGGGGTCCCGATCCCGCCGTTCATCACCGTGCTGACCGGGATCACCCAGGCCATGCTGCTTCCCGCGCCACCGATCGAGCAGGTGCTGCCGAGTTTCCTGGAGTTCATCGCCGACACCGTGCTGGTGGCCCACAACGCCCCCTACGACGTGGGCTTCCTCAAGGCCGCCTGCGCGAAGCACGGCTACCGCTGGCCCAACCCGCGGGTGCTGGACACCGCCGCGCTGGCCCGCCGGGTGCTCACCCGCGACGAGGTGCCCAACCGCAAGCTGGGCACGCTGGCGGCCTACTTCCGCACCGCCACCCAGCCGACCCACCGGGCCCTGGACGACGCCAAGGCCACCGTCGACGTGCTGCACGGGCTCATCGGCCGGCTCGGCGGGCACCGGGTCGACACCGTCGGGGAGGCCATCGAGTTCGCCCGGGCGGTCACCCCGACCCAGCGGCGCAAACGGCACCTCGCCGAGGGTTTGCCGAAGGTGCCGGGCGTCTACATCTTCCGGGCCGCCGACGACCGGCCGCTCTACGTCGGCACCTCCGGCGACATCGCCACCCGGGTGCGCAGCTACTTCACCGCCGCCGAGAAGCGGGCCCGGATCTCGGAGATGCTGGCCGCCGCCGAGCGCGTGGAGGCCGTCGAGTGCGCCCACTCGCTGGAGGCCGAGGTGCGCGAGCTGCGGCTGATCGCCGCGCACGCGCCGCCGTACAACCGGCGGTCGAAGTACCCGGAGCGCCAGGTCTGGCTGAAGCTGACCGACGAGGCGTACCCCCGGCTGTCGATCGTGCGCGACCTCGCCCCCACCGACTCGGCCTACCTCGGCCCGTTCCGCTCGAAGCAGGCGGCCGAGCTGGCCGCCGCCGGGTTCCACGACGCGGTGCCGCTGCGCCAGTGCACCCACCGGCTGTCCCGGCGCACCACCATGCCGGCCTGCGCGCTGGCCGAGCTGGGTCGCTGCCCGGCGCCCTGCGAGCACCGGATCACCCCGGAGGAGTATGACCACCGCGCCGCCGTCCCGTTCCGCACCGCCACCCGGGACGACCCGCAGGTGGTGGTGGACGCTCTGCTGGCCCGGATCGAGGTGCTCTCCGCCGGCCGGCGCTACGAGGAGGCCGCGGTCGTACGCAGCCGGCTGGCCGCGGTGCTGCGCGCGGCGGTCCGGATGCAGCGCCTCGCCGCGCTGACCGGCATCGCCGAGCTGGCGGCCGCCCGCCCGGCTGCCCGGGGCGGCTGGGAGCTGGCCCTCGTGCGCCACGGCCGGCTGGCCGGGGCCGGGGTGTCCCCGCCGGGTGTCCACCCGCGACCGACCATCACCGCCATCCGGGCCACCGCCGAGACGGTCCTGCCCGGGCACGGCCCGGTGCCGGCCGCCACGGCCGAGGAGACCGAGCGCATCCTGTCCTGGTTGGAGCGACCGGAGACCCGGCTCGTGGAGATGTCGTCCGGATGGGCCTCGCCGGTCGCCGGTGCGGGCCGGTTCCGCGACCTGCTGACCAAGGCGGAGAACGGCGCCTCCCGCCAACTCTCGACCGAACGCCCATGA
- a CDS encoding RelA/SpoT family protein encodes MDVDAGHGAALGGALPTQPGELPLSRRLRSLLTWPTTDNDPVTALVRAHRGIHPNADASVLRRAYTIAENMHRGQFRKSGEPYITHPLAVAQICADLGMDTTTLVAALLHDTVEDTRYTLQALQEDFGRQVAHLVDGVTKFDKAFYGKAAEAETVRKMIVAAGKDVRVLIIKLADRLHNMRTLGVRSAASRERIARKTQEVLVPLCDRLGIQTLKRELDDVVLLHLQPEEHARIARFVHDRPGWDAYLDDVVAKTRAALRRSRVDAEVGPRPRHLYSIWKDTVAGEHAAPYDLPRIAIVVDGPATDCYAALGAVHGLWRPVPGRFKDFIASPKNNLYRSLHTSVCGPQDRTVEVLIRTEEMHHSAEYGVAAHYRFPREAGRAADGADELAWLRRVLDWEQETVDPMQFMESLRCDLAEAQIQVVADGRQVVLPAGATPVDLAYELSTERGDHCLATRINGRLAPLSSELEEGDVVEIFTESDAESGFEADVAPRGPRREWLGFVKSPHAQMQINRWFAEHTEPGISIADKVRLGRATIGLALRKHDRGLASDLPLLRLSEELGYPDLETLLVAVFDRTVEPDTIVRQLIDLVDHRQ; translated from the coding sequence GTGGACGTCGACGCCGGACACGGCGCCGCCCTGGGCGGCGCCCTCCCGACCCAGCCCGGCGAGCTTCCGCTCTCCCGGCGCCTGCGCTCCCTGCTCACCTGGCCCACCACCGACAACGACCCGGTCACCGCGCTGGTCCGCGCCCATCGGGGCATCCATCCCAACGCCGACGCGTCGGTGCTGCGACGGGCCTACACGATCGCCGAGAACATGCACCGCGGCCAGTTCCGCAAGAGCGGCGAGCCCTACATCACGCACCCGCTCGCGGTCGCCCAGATCTGCGCCGACCTCGGGATGGACACCACCACCCTGGTCGCCGCGCTGCTGCACGACACCGTGGAGGACACCCGCTACACCCTCCAGGCGCTCCAGGAGGACTTCGGGCGCCAGGTGGCCCACCTCGTCGACGGGGTGACCAAGTTCGACAAGGCCTTCTACGGCAAGGCCGCCGAGGCGGAGACCGTCCGCAAGATGATCGTGGCGGCCGGCAAGGACGTCCGGGTCCTGATCATCAAGCTGGCCGACCGGCTGCACAACATGCGTACCCTCGGGGTCCGCTCGGCCGCCTCCCGGGAGCGGATCGCCCGCAAGACCCAGGAGGTGCTGGTCCCGCTCTGCGACCGGCTGGGCATCCAGACCCTCAAGCGCGAGCTGGACGACGTGGTGCTGCTGCATCTCCAGCCGGAGGAGCACGCGCGGATCGCCCGCTTCGTGCACGACCGGCCGGGCTGGGACGCCTACCTCGACGACGTGGTGGCGAAGACGCGGGCGGCGCTGCGCCGCAGCCGGGTGGACGCCGAGGTCGGCCCCCGCCCCCGGCACCTCTACTCGATCTGGAAGGACACCGTCGCCGGCGAGCACGCGGCGCCGTACGACCTGCCGCGTATCGCCATCGTGGTGGACGGGCCGGCCACCGACTGCTACGCCGCACTCGGCGCGGTGCACGGGCTCTGGCGGCCGGTGCCGGGCCGCTTCAAGGACTTCATCGCCTCCCCGAAGAACAACCTCTACCGGTCCCTGCACACCAGCGTCTGCGGCCCGCAGGACCGCACCGTCGAGGTGCTCATCCGCACCGAGGAGATGCACCACTCCGCCGAGTACGGCGTCGCCGCCCACTACCGCTTCCCCCGCGAGGCCGGGCGGGCTGCCGACGGGGCCGACGAGCTGGCCTGGCTGCGCCGGGTGCTCGACTGGGAGCAGGAGACGGTCGACCCCATGCAGTTCATGGAGTCGCTGCGCTGCGACCTGGCCGAGGCGCAGATCCAGGTGGTCGCCGACGGGCGGCAGGTCGTGCTGCCGGCCGGGGCGACCCCGGTCGACCTCGCCTACGAGCTGAGCACCGAACGCGGCGACCACTGCCTGGCCACACGCATCAACGGCCGGCTGGCACCGCTCTCCTCCGAGCTGGAGGAGGGCGACGTGGTGGAGATCTTCACCGAGAGCGACGCGGAGAGCGGCTTCGAGGCCGACGTGGCGCCCCGCGGGCCGCGCCGGGAGTGGCTGGGCTTCGTCAAGTCCCCCCACGCCCAGATGCAGATCAACCGCTGGTTCGCCGAGCACACCGAGCCGGGCATCTCGATCGCCGACAAGGTACGCCTCGGCCGGGCCACCATCGGCCTGGCGCTGCGCAAGCACGACCGGGGCCTGGCCAGCGACCTGCCGCTGCTGCGGCTCTCCGAGGAGCTCGGCTACCCCGACCTGGAAACCCTGCTGGTGGCGGTCTTCGACCGCACCGTGGAGCCCGACACAATCGTCCGGCAGCTCATCGATCTGGTCGACCACCGGCAGTAG
- a CDS encoding NUDIX hydrolase, whose protein sequence is MIPRARATGRALGYQIFYRLPVPLRRRLVRLAVPKYIVGAVTLVRDAEADGAGRILLLRQPPGHSWTLPAGLLQRGEAPVVGAARELYEESGIRLPPERLRPAVPNAVVHAKGWVDVVFETEVPASSTELTVDGAEVFEAAWHPLDDLPRMSRATANLLRHYGIGPRAGEVPPPAA, encoded by the coding sequence ATGATCCCCCGCGCGCGTGCCACCGGACGGGCCCTCGGCTACCAGATCTTCTACCGGCTCCCGGTCCCGCTGCGGCGGCGGCTGGTCCGGCTCGCCGTGCCGAAGTACATCGTCGGCGCGGTCACCCTGGTCCGGGACGCCGAGGCCGACGGTGCGGGGCGGATCCTGCTGCTGCGCCAGCCGCCCGGCCACAGCTGGACCCTCCCGGCCGGGCTGCTGCAGCGCGGCGAGGCCCCGGTCGTCGGCGCCGCCCGTGAGCTCTACGAGGAGTCCGGCATCCGGCTCCCACCCGAGCGGCTCCGCCCCGCCGTGCCGAACGCCGTGGTGCACGCCAAGGGCTGGGTGGACGTGGTCTTCGAGACGGAGGTGCCGGCCTCCAGCACCGAGCTGACGGTGGACGGCGCCGAGGTCTTCGAGGCCGCCTGGCACCCGCTGGACGACCTGCCCCGGATGAGCCGCGCCACCGCCAACCTGCTCCGGCACTACGGGATCGGCCCGCGCGCGGGCGAGGTCCCGCCGCCCGCCGCGTGA
- a CDS encoding nucleotidyltransferase family protein has protein sequence MTSTGRPAAASGPGWRAAVDVCAVVLAAGEGTRLRPLTAHLPKALCPVGNVPLLDRALDRLAGLGLTGPERVAVNACYLGGQVVAHVGARAHLSVEPGDPLGTAGGLGKLRDWIAGRGVLVGNADAYLADPGAPPGPDVAALLDGWDGRSVRLLGQPADDPAAPGTFDGHRFVGFSLLPWRLVRDLPATFGDLVRAVWRPAEAAGALAVVPYPGTFYDTGTPADYLAANLHAAGPGGLVDPSATIDGPVTRSVIGAGAVVRGAVDRSVVWPGATVAAGERLSGVIRAGADLTVPAAG, from the coding sequence GTGACCAGCACCGGCCGGCCGGCCGCCGCGTCCGGGCCCGGTTGGCGGGCCGCCGTGGACGTCTGCGCGGTGGTGCTCGCCGCCGGGGAGGGGACCCGGCTGCGCCCCCTCACCGCGCACCTGCCCAAGGCGCTCTGCCCGGTCGGCAACGTGCCGCTGCTCGACCGGGCGCTGGACCGGCTGGCCGGGCTGGGCCTGACCGGGCCGGAGCGGGTCGCCGTGAACGCCTGCTACCTGGGTGGGCAGGTGGTGGCGCACGTGGGCGCCCGGGCGCACCTGTCGGTCGAGCCGGGCGACCCGCTCGGCACCGCCGGCGGGCTGGGCAAGCTGCGGGACTGGATCGCCGGGCGGGGGGTGCTGGTCGGCAACGCCGACGCGTACCTGGCCGACCCGGGCGCCCCGCCGGGGCCGGACGTGGCGGCGCTGCTGGACGGCTGGGACGGGCGGAGCGTACGCCTGCTGGGCCAGCCGGCGGACGACCCGGCCGCCCCCGGCACCTTCGACGGCCACCGGTTCGTGGGGTTCTCGCTGCTGCCGTGGCGGCTGGTCCGGGACCTGCCGGCGACCTTCGGCGACCTGGTCCGGGCGGTGTGGCGGCCGGCGGAGGCGGCCGGCGCGCTGGCCGTGGTCCCCTACCCGGGCACCTTCTACGACACCGGCACCCCGGCCGACTACCTGGCGGCCAACCTGCACGCGGCCGGCCCGGGCGGCCTGGTCGACCCGTCCGCGACGATCGACGGGCCGGTGACCCGGTCGGTGATCGGCGCGGGCGCGGTGGTGCGCGGCGCGGTGGACCGCTCGGTGGTCTGGCCGGGCGCGACGGTCGCCGCGGGGGAACGCCTCAGCGGGGTGATCCGGGCGGGCGCCGACCTGACCGTCCCGGCGGCCGGGTGA
- a CDS encoding Lrp/AsnC family transcriptional regulator, producing the protein MITAIVLIDCATDSIPEVAETLANLPGVSEVYSVAGHVDLIAMVRVREFEQIAQVIAGSISKVPGVINTESHIAFRAYSQHDLEEAFAIGLANAD; encoded by the coding sequence GTGATCACCGCGATCGTGCTGATCGACTGCGCCACCGACTCCATTCCCGAGGTGGCCGAGACGCTGGCCAACCTGCCCGGCGTCAGCGAGGTCTACTCGGTGGCCGGGCACGTCGACCTGATCGCCATGGTCCGGGTCCGGGAGTTCGAGCAGATCGCCCAGGTCATCGCCGGCAGCATCTCCAAGGTGCCCGGTGTGATCAACACCGAGTCGCACATCGCGTTCCGCGCCTACTCGCAGCACGACCTGGAGGAGGCGTTCGCGATCGGGCTGGCCAACGCCGACTGA
- a CDS encoding DUF4142 domain-containing protein, which translates to MLGIKRLGLLAALVLVGLAPAAAAQAAAQPSTQDTQYLQALHQVNLFEITAGNLAQQKGQNQQVKDLGKMFVTDHTQLDQTVQSTAQQLNVQLPADPTADQQKVLDRLNNLSGAEFDKAWVTAQLAGHVQAIQATQTEISQGSEQSVVQIAQDALPVLQAHYDALVALAQTLGVPVPQASASGTPSPGGTGTESPAPGGTESPAPGGTGTEEPAPGTTETPAPAQS; encoded by the coding sequence ATGTTGGGAATCAAACGCCTGGGCCTGCTGGCCGCGCTGGTGCTCGTGGGACTGGCACCAGCCGCCGCGGCGCAGGCCGCGGCCCAGCCGTCGACGCAGGACACGCAGTACCTGCAGGCGTTGCACCAGGTGAACCTGTTCGAGATCACCGCCGGTAACCTGGCCCAGCAGAAGGGCCAGAACCAGCAGGTCAAGGACCTGGGCAAGATGTTCGTGACGGACCACACCCAGCTGGACCAGACGGTGCAGTCCACCGCCCAGCAGCTGAACGTGCAGCTGCCGGCGGACCCGACCGCCGACCAGCAGAAGGTCCTCGACCGGCTGAACAACCTGAGCGGCGCCGAGTTCGACAAGGCGTGGGTGACCGCCCAGTTGGCCGGCCACGTCCAGGCCATCCAGGCCACCCAGACCGAGATCTCGCAGGGTTCCGAGCAGTCGGTGGTGCAGATCGCCCAGGACGCCCTGCCGGTCCTCCAGGCGCACTATGACGCGCTGGTGGCCCTGGCCCAGACCCTGGGCGTCCCGGTCCCGCAGGCCAGCGCCAGCGGCACGCCCAGCCCGGGCGGCACCGGCACCGAGTCGCCGGCTCCGGGCGGCACCGAGTCGCCGGCCCCGGGTGGCACCGGCACCGAGGAACCCGCTCCGGGCACCACGGAGACCCCGGCGCCGGCCCAGAGCTGA
- a CDS encoding ubiquinol-cytochrome c reductase cytochrome b subunit, whose protein sequence is MKRRKFDAAALPAKTAGALDDRFQAATPLRKLLNKVFPDHWSFLLGEIALFSFIVLLLTGVFLTFFFEPAMTEVVYDGSYAPLRGTPMSAAYASSLDLSFDVRGGLIMRQMHHWAALLFMASIVVHMLRVFFTGAFRKPRETNWIIGSLLFWVGFLAGFTGYSLPDDGLSGTGLRIASGIILSIPVIGSWVSSSIFGGEFPGTIIISRFFIAHVLLIPGLLVALISVHLGLVFKQKHTQWPGPGRTNENVVGERMFPRYALKQGGFFMVVFGVIALMGGLFQINPIWYFGPYEAWVVSAASQPDWYVMFLDGSTRLMPAWEISIPIGDGYVIPPLFWPTVVLPGILVGLSTMYPFLEARRLKDYKHHNLLQRPRDAPARTAAGAMAVSFYVVLTLSGGNDVIADKFHISLNAMTWAGRVGLLVVPPLAYYLAYRLCLGLQQHDREVLAHGVETGIIKRLPDGRFVEVHQPLTPVDGHDGHGPALDYVGWVVPKKMNRLGALGPAIRGFFYPIEKPAEAPVSPGHPPVEPRPEREEIGSGERR, encoded by the coding sequence ATGAAGCGCCGAAAGTTCGATGCGGCCGCGCTGCCGGCCAAGACCGCCGGAGCGCTGGACGACCGCTTCCAGGCGGCCACCCCGCTGCGCAAGCTGCTGAACAAGGTCTTCCCGGACCACTGGTCCTTCCTGCTGGGCGAGATCGCGCTCTTCTCGTTCATCGTCCTGCTGCTGACCGGTGTCTTCCTGACCTTCTTCTTCGAGCCGGCGATGACCGAGGTGGTCTACGACGGCAGCTACGCCCCGCTGCGGGGCACCCCCATGTCGGCCGCGTACGCCTCCAGCCTGGACCTGTCGTTCGACGTCCGGGGCGGCCTGATCATGCGGCAGATGCACCACTGGGCGGCGCTGCTGTTCATGGCCTCGATCGTGGTGCACATGCTCCGGGTCTTCTTCACCGGCGCGTTCCGCAAGCCGCGTGAGACCAACTGGATCATCGGCTCGCTGCTGTTCTGGGTCGGCTTCCTGGCCGGCTTCACCGGCTACTCGCTGCCGGACGACGGCCTGTCCGGCACCGGTCTGCGGATCGCCTCCGGCATCATCCTGTCGATCCCGGTGATCGGCTCCTGGGTGAGCTCGTCGATCTTCGGCGGGGAGTTCCCGGGCACCATCATCATCAGCCGGTTCTTCATCGCCCACGTGCTGCTCATCCCGGGCCTGCTGGTGGCGTTGATCAGCGTCCACCTGGGCCTGGTGTTCAAACAGAAGCACACCCAGTGGCCCGGCCCCGGCCGGACCAACGAGAACGTGGTCGGCGAGCGGATGTTCCCGCGCTACGCGCTCAAGCAGGGCGGCTTCTTCATGGTCGTCTTCGGCGTGATCGCGCTGATGGGTGGCCTCTTCCAGATCAACCCGATCTGGTACTTCGGCCCGTACGAGGCGTGGGTGGTCTCGGCCGCCAGCCAGCCCGACTGGTACGTCATGTTCCTCGACGGCTCGACCCGTCTGATGCCGGCCTGGGAGATCAGCATCCCGATCGGCGACGGGTACGTCATCCCGCCGCTGTTCTGGCCGACGGTCGTGCTGCCCGGCATCCTGGTGGGCCTGTCGACGATGTACCCGTTCCTGGAGGCGCGCCGCCTCAAGGACTACAAGCACCACAACCTGCTCCAGCGGCCCCGGGACGCGCCGGCCCGCACCGCGGCGGGCGCCATGGCGGTCTCCTTCTACGTCGTGCTGACCCTGTCCGGTGGCAACGACGTCATCGCCGACAAGTTCCACATCAGCTTGAACGCGATGACGTGGGCCGGCCGGGTCGGCCTGCTGGTCGTCCCGCCGCTGGCCTACTACCTCGCCTACCGGCTGTGCCTGGGTCTCCAGCAGCACGACCGGGAGGTGCTGGCCCACGGCGTGGAGACCGGCATCATCAAGCGGCTGCCCGACGGCCGGTTCGTCGAGGTCCACCAGCCGCTCACCCCGGTCGACGGGCACGACGGGCACGGCCCGGCGCTGGACTACGTCGGCTGGGTGGTGCCCAAGAAGATGAACCGGCTCGGTGCCCTCGGCCCGGCCATCCGGGGCTTCTTCTACCCGATCGAGAAGCCGGCCGAGGCGCCGGTCTCGCCGGGGCACCCGCCGGTCGAGCCCCGACCGGAGCGGGAGGAGATCGGCAGCGGCGAGCGCCGCTGA